A window of the Zeugodacus cucurbitae isolate PBARC_wt_2022May chromosome 2, idZeuCucr1.2, whole genome shotgun sequence genome harbors these coding sequences:
- the LOC105219348 gene encoding serine palmitoyltransferase small subunit A yields the protein MLQFIKNILLSLYMQYELVTCIYMFEPWEKKLINSFVILTLGLVIFSSFVYLPSYFETFLQFVSPLPQKEVSTSYTPMLQTQKMSMS from the exons ATGCTGCAgttcatcaaaaatattttattaagtcTTTACATGCAATACGAATTGGTTACATGCATTTATATGTTTGAGCCTTGGGAGAAGAAACTAATAA ATAGTTTCGTAATTTTGACACTTGGATTGGTCATATTCTCAAGTTTCGTCTATTTGCCATCATATTTTGAAACATTCCTACAATTTGTGTCTCCACTACCACAAAAGGAGGTCTCAACATCATACACACCCATGTTGCAGACACAAAAAATGAGTATGAGTTAG